tagtggaGATAAATAGGGAAATATAGCATTTATAATTTTACTAACTACtatgttgaaaataaaaataaaacgctaaacaaaatttaatgtatttaaacgAGCAGTCATGTTACCTAATGAGTGCTGATATTCCGAACTGTGACTTTCCATTTGAATATTACGTTGTTCATCCCATCCGCTTTTTTCCGTTTTGTTATTCTGAAATTATATACTATTATTTCTTGTTCTACTGTAATTTATATGATTTCACTTTGTTCTTCAAGTAAGATTGAACTTGATAGAGATGTTTAGAATTGAATAAGTTGTGTTTTGTTTAGGTGAACGAATGAGTTCTTAGATTCTAGTTAGATAGGTACAAGTTAGTTCGTTCCCTTTTCTCATAATGGAAAGAACGTTTCGGAAAAGTGAAACAAAATTATTCTTTTAGAGtgcaatttattttcaacattGTTTCCATCGTGAGTGAACTCTTTCGCAACTGAATTCTTTGATAAATCGAGctaaaaatattgtgaaatgaTGTTGTTTGTTCGGGATATTTTCGTTACTTTCAGGCCAAATAATACCATTTTCCATATGGACATTTTAGTACTTATTTTAGGGTAATGTAGTGCCACTTGTCatctgaaaataaaaagaaaatacaagATCTAACATATTGGACAGGCCTTTTCGGATACAACACCTCTTGATTGGTGTTAACGGTGTTActaagtgtatattttttacaaTCCAAACTACTTGCTAATAACTAAGCAAAGAAAGTCAAACATTATAACTGTATTGCAAATTACTACATAATAAATATAAATCTACTGGAAGGTAAGCAGTAAAAGGCAACAGAATATGCAGTTGAATccatcgttcatcagaagatTAAACTACAGAATATTCCGGTCAGCGCGTTGTCTACAGCTTGGAGTAGGCATTCTCTTGGCGGAAGTGCCATTTGTGAACTGCGCGTTGGATAGgtggaaaaaataaaacagtaaTAACAGTAAAACTACTAAAACAATCAACTGAATGAAGGGAGTGAACGAATGTTGTTTGAATCTACTCATTAGTTGTTTAATGGAGATGGAGGTGAAGAGAGAACAAGGGTACTTACTGCTATCACTGAGAGGCTGCGATTCTCCACTGTTTGAGCTCTTAGCAAGTACTTCTAAACCCGCATCCGCAGCAACGAGGTATGGCGAACCCTCAACTGCTGTATTTAAACTGTTgaaaaacatgttacttcaagtACAGTTATTTAATTTATGATTTGACGCTCAACTCACCATGAAATGCCAGTGTCTTCGATTTCCTTGCTAATCAGGGCTTGCCAGAATTTATGGGTCTCTTCTACAACCTTCGTCGCGAAAGCCGCATCCTTGGCCTCTCCGTTAAATGCGAACTGGTTTTCCGGTTTGCCATCAGGAATCTTGTAAATTTTGAACCACTCGACAGTTGCCTTCAACAGTCCCGGGAATACCTTTTCTACGTCACCGATATCATTTACCTGGGCGGCAAGTGGATCATTCACATCGATCGAAATTATTTTCCAGTCAGTTTCGCCTTCGTCGATTAGCGCAACTGTACCGAGAATTTTAACTTGTATCACGTCACCTCGTTTTGCCACACGAGAGCCGATCTCGAGAACGTCGATTGGATCGTTGTCGCCCTTACAGCCGGTATTCGGATCCAGGTGATCCGGATTTTCCCACGTCTGCGGAAACGCTCCATAGTTCCAAATGTAACCATGGTGTGGAAAGCAGTTGGCAACGAACCGAAGTTTGCCCTTTTTGACATCCTGTTTGATGGGATTCAATCCTTCGCCGAGACTGATCTCCATTTTGGCGTTGGTCCAACGGGGCACCTCTACGACCATGTTCAGTGTGGTCTTGGCATCGTTTGCGTACAGTGGAATGTCGTGCAGTGGCGATACAGCCTGACCGTCGGTGGTTTCTGAAATGATTCACGCATTTTAGAATTTAGCAATCATGTTGTAATTTTgtggaatagaaattatttctgTACTACAGAAACAAGAAGGGCCAATAGCCATGCACGGAGTTTTGAGAATCTACGACGTAAATTTACCTCCATTCATTGACAGAGAAGCTCATTTACTAGTCATTGAAATTATTCATGTATTATATTGTGTAAGCGAATAATGATACCATGGAGCAATAAATTTATTATTGCACAAAAACTATTCGTTCAATTAATTTCTGCGAAATAAACAGCACTACATAAATTATTAGAAATAATTTCACGCTTGTTTATAAACGAAGTTTTTTGCAGAGAAAGCAATGATTGCTCGATATGTTTCGATATATAGAAACATTCATTTCAATACGTCAAATCCGGCTTCATCATCATGTAGTTGAGTGTTTTGAATGGTATGCGTGCTCAGAACACTTTGCCATTCGAGTCTACTTGAAGCACGAACATCGCGGAAACATTGATGCTGTGCAAGATCTGATTTCTGTTGACTGTTGACGAATATAGCTATGAAATGGAAAACTACGAAAAAGTAGCATTCTCGTTGTGCCAAAAAATGGTGCATGTAAATTAGTTCTGATCTCaatttcgaagattttttttacgttttttgcattGTTTGTCTAAACAACGATTTGAAAGTTTAAGCACACATCACCCTATAATCCCGGAACCAAATGAAACTCGGGTGTTTTGTATTAGAATATtaaaactacaatttaaaatatGCTTATGGTACTGCAAGGCCTCTTTAAATCTAATCATCTATAAAAATCGAAGTTTTTCACCACGGTTTGCGaatctttcggaaccggaaactgaaAACTGATACAACTGAAGTGAGATTTTATGGTCATGTGCTAACACAAGAAATTTGTAAATGTTTAAcatatgaaatttaaatttctaCATTAATCATcaggtaattccggaactgaaagtccGATCAAGAtaaattttaagaattttccaAGGTGTCCTGAGAGTTTTTGTTTAAACTacagtttgggaaaatcgacatgaaaaaaaaaaattcagaagaATCTGATGAAGTGTGGGGACCAAACTATGGGctgcagaaaattaaaaaaatgcttttgtTTTAATCTTGAAATAGCAGACAAGgcttttcatttgcattttagtttgtgaaaatcggtcaagttaTCTTCTAGTTGTATTTTGGAAAGATAATCGGTGAAGCAAAGTAAATTTTTGTGGCCATCTCAGCCACTAGTAGGATTCAAAAATGAAATAGACTTTTTAGCTAAGTTTAGAAGATTGTCTTTCATTTTTTACTAATCGGATCTGTACTCTATCCACGGTTATTCCGGTGCTCCACAAGAGAACGATATTGAACAACCCCTGGTCCATGCTATGACCTATGCAGTGAAAAGCCTCTGAGAATGCCATGTGAGTTACGTTTTGGAACCTTCAGCCGTTACTTCTGATACGTTCCAGTTTTTAACACTCATGAGTGTAAGCCcaaaaccgaaagtcgaatttaAAAGCAATATATAGAGCTACAGTTCAGACCAAAAGTTACACAATAAACAACATTTTTCAagttaatttttgcctttctcatacagaaaggttaggcaatcactgtgaaaaccaacttttgaaccgaggcttggaggaccaagtgtcatacaccgttcgactcagttcgtagagtacgcaaaatgtctgtatgtgcgcgtatgtatgtatgtaacatttttttgcactcacttttctcagagatggctgaaccgatttttatgaacttagaatcaaatgaaaggtcttgtagccacatacaaagttcctgattttTATTCGATTCCCACTGCCGGTTCcggcattacagggtgatatgcgaaaaaaataaaaatgaaaggtataattatcccatacaaagttcctgaattttatttcgatacgacttccggttccagaattacagggtgattagtgtaaaaattccttttttaaattatttcttcaattttctcaaagatgacgtAACGGATTTCAGCAAACTTAacatcaaatgaaatgtctcatGGTCCTataaaaactttcaaatttcatccggatccgacttccggttccggatttatagggtagtgtgttgaaaatttgataccgtcactcaaagcggcgatacaaaaaacttaaacaaaaatttttaactgTCCTCGAATCTAtcccaatcggtagccattgtcagtagacggctgaACAAATTGATTTCGGCTTATCTGATtctcggttttcgattaacgaccgaaTATTGTGACAATAGAcctaaaaatggatcccagtcacttttttTCGAAATTAATCACACATTTACGTACGAGAACATGAGAGATataaaaaaggcatcattacaccactaggtgaattaaaacatcaCTGAGCCACCACCATGTTTAACAGTTGGCACGATACATTGAGGTATATAGCTTTCATTGACTTTGGGGCGAACGTATTGTTGTCGATGATTTTACATTATTTACAGGACGAAGAAAAGGTTTTTAGACGACTATTCGACCGATCCTACTTTTTTCTCGAAGCCGGCATTTGACAGTAGTTAATGAAAGCGTTGAATCCAAACACTCACTAATTTCGACACGAATATCTGAAGCGGATTTGCGTCGATCATCTTTACTAATAGCATAAATCTTGCCAATCCTCTATGTTGTTTTCCCAGTCGATCAGACCTTTTTCGGTCTGTGTTTACGTCAGTTTCTTGATGGCGCTCTATTGCTTTTAGAACTGCACCCAGGCTTCAGTATTTATCGGTATGAATACCCTTGTTTTTTCAAAATGATGATTTGAGCTCGTTTTTCTGCCGaattttttgttcgttttgcCATTTTAcgcagtaagtaactaatatttaTACTGAAGCACTAGCAAATATaagcaaccgttcaacaactgtCAAGTATATTAATTTTAGGTTATGTTGTCTTAATCGAGGTCGCAATCGATCGGGAAGGGTTAAACAGCGAGAAATTCACAAATAATACCCTAACTATACACACAAATagtcaaaactaaagaaaatcgtttaaagtaacatttttatgttttttatgttctaaatttattcaaTTTCTATAAAATAGACATAAAATGTCTGTACAAGGTTGAATACAAATAACTCAAGTGAATAAAGGGACTtgattataaaaaataaacaagtaaacttgaagaatgttgtttttttgatgtggaacacctctttgttttctatttagtggtgcaaatcagaaactcaaggaaaaatacacgtagaaatgaagtcaggttttgaacacttacagctcagtatattttgtatgaattattaatattgtttcattatttgattggaaatatttctgcgattcgatttgaatgtatcaagtcacgtattttcaattataaatgattgaaacttTGATTAGTATCGAGCAGTGTCctgttttgtctgctaaaaatctcaggCATACTGGGTATCCTtgccatagacgacgattttgaaggagtaagcgatataacagagggaaagcatcgctctgattggtaaaattatcaaaaattatcttgcagatagtttctctgaataatgcactttcagaaagatttactattcctgttggtgtaccccaaggaagtatcctaggtcccatcctatacgacatttttacatcagacatcccacctcttccgggtggtgttctgtcataatttgctgatgatactgccattctttacaaaggtcgtgtcattaatgctctgaggaataaactacagacaggtctggacgctctaactgaacattttacaagctggaaaattgtgatcaatgcagcaaaaactcaggtcatcttgtttccacattcaagatctccaaaacttgttccatcagacgaatgtgtattttccagtgaaatttatttatttatttgaatcaacagacataatttagtccaaatgattatttcttagtatatataaaaaattagatCGTATGGCACGGCGTGGCAGATGGAAATCAAATCCTGATGAAACTCTGTTGAAGAACCGCTGCATTCCTGTAATAGCACCGttaattccataattagtgcgacGAAATGGTAAGCGAAGGAACAAACTGTTACGAAGAACACGTGATCGAACGTTGaggttgatttcgctaagaagtgCGGGGCAATCGATCCTTTCAGTTAAAATATCAGATATTGTCATTGCTCGTGATAAATCATGTCGAACATGCAGTGTGTCAATTCCAATTAACATCGCTCGACTTTCATAATTCGGGAGCTATTGTGGATTATTCCAAGGCAACCGGCGCAGTGCAAAGCGAAtaaatctgcgttgtatcgattcgatccGATTGACACCGTTGAGGTAGTAAGGGTTCCATACCACTGAGTAATATTCAAGAATAGAGCGTATCAGCGAACAGTAAACAGTTTTCAGGCAGTAaatatcattgaaatttttggtTATCCGTATTACAAATCCCAAGCATCGGGAAGCTTTTGCAACTATGTAGCTAACATGTTGCTTAAAcgtcagttgctcatcgaggAAGATGCCAAGATCTTTCACACATGTCGTCCTTTCAATTGGAGTGTCACCAATGCAGTATTCAAATCGAACTGGATTTTTCGTTCGTGTGAATGTTATGATCAAACATTTCTGGGGATTTAGAATCATTCGATTGATCTCACACCAGTCAGCAAAAATTAACAGTTGGCGTTGCAGGAACACAGCATCATCTATTTTCCGGATTATGTTATACATTTTTAGATCATCAGCAAATGAAAGCCGCGGACCTTCCAGGACAAAATTCACATCGTTGAAGTACAGCAAGAATATCAGTGGTcctagatgactgccttgtggaattccGGAGGAAGCGTGATGGAAggagtgatgaggtcatccaatggtccgacgaagttatctatctaggactcacctttgacagacatctgatattcaggtcacatgttgacaaaatcgttcaaaaatgcagcttactcatcaggtctctgtattcgctgatttgtagaacatctaaactgtgcctgaagaaccagatggctgaatcatctaccccgcaattgaatacgcagtccctgtttggcggggttgtgcacgaacacacaaacttaggcttcagcgcattcaaagtaagatcttaaagatgattctaaaaataactacttgcatacaaaacttgaacacaagcttggcgaagataggcttaaatattaaaatcgtatcgcaagtacgtacaaagatataattgcatacatttgggatattggtgtaatttcgtcggctataaaacaaacaatgtttggTGCtgattcctaatcaagatcaatctaagcagactctcgtgcaattgcgaattcaaaagtgtgacgattgattgaactgtttgattgaagatcattagaaattttggttgccttgttccacatcaatggctcgaacaaccacctggggctgatccttgtagtttttttggtGTATTCAAACTTTTGGCCTGCACTGTATAAGATTATTCGTTTAAATCTAAGCTTGTTTTCGGTTCTTCCATTTCTCAGAAAATTGATAgcacattttttttcgtttttggcagtacttttacgtaccgcataaaaaaaccgcataactctgaaacttcgcataaaaaaacccgcagaagggaaaccgcataactctgaaaattcgcataaaaaaaaccgcataactctgaaacttcgcataaaaaaaccgcataactctgaaaattcgcatagaaGTCGcgcaaaaaaaccgcataaaaaagacaaaacacgtctacaccagccgctacaagacagaatgtaaacaatgaatacagctgaaaatttcaccatacattagggacatatgtaccaacacaaaaaaaaaaatttttgaccaccggactctccagacgcgcgcaattaaaaaattccgggaactttttaaacagacctcgtacatcgTGGAATTAAGGGGGCGGGTATAGGGACTGTGCAGAGGGGTGGAGCATACGAGCTTGCGACGAAAGCGCCGCGCGTTGCGCAAATTAGAACTAGAACGACTGTAAACAAACGGGCAGCGGTAGGCGAGTGAATGCAATTATTAGCATTTCTATTGAAATACGGCTGATTATAAGTTAATATTGTGCGGTTACATTAGTTGCACGATTAGGATAATATCAATAAGTGTGTTCCGGGCATTGAGGATCAGAAGAATACTATCTACGAAGTAGCTGTGTTGTTAAATATTACTCCGAAATGCCGGCCTGTTGTGTTGTTGGCTGTTCCAACAGTCGTAAAAATTCATCAGGCCAAATATTTTACAATTTCCCGAAAATTTCTTATAAACAGCCACAGAGGATCTTGTGGGTGAAAGCTGTGAAAAGAATAAAGTAAGTGCAATGCATTACGAGTGATCTAATGTAATGGTCAgtgtttaataaatatcaatttgttcacTAATTTTACAGTGAAGATGGGACTCCTTGGCAACCGTCGAAAACATCTGTCATTTGCAGTGCACATTTTGTGGGAGGTCGAAAGTCAGATCATCCTCATAGTCCTAgttttattccgaaaatatttcCTTCGGCTTacagaaaaaaagaaacatcgaaAAAAGCATTAGACAACTCCAAAGACAGGTGAGAAACTGgagaataattaatttttgaatttaggCTAAGAAACATAAATTTATAGCCAAAAAACTGTCTATTTCAAagatttgtgttttattgtcTGTTTTTCACGTCAAGCTTTCAAAATAATTGTATTGTCTTTGCATGTAGAATATATGTACTGTTTGGCTTTGTATGTTTCAGGAGGATAAATCGAAAGTTCAgaggaaatttatttttaataatatgCTTTGGTGTATTTTCAGATTTCAACGCATTTTATCAAGggaaataaatgattttgtctCAAAAAAGCTCGAGATCTTGAACCATGATCCAGAATTAAGGATCATGGAACCAGTACCAAGTACATTTGACGTGGATATGGAATGGAATAAGAAAGATAGCAGTTCTTCAGAACAGGCCAAGGACCAGGCGATTCAATgcaatattttttctatatacgAAGAAAAACATACTACAGTTTTAATGTGCAATCGAATGCGATATGATTACGACTGCGAGGCTGAGACACAAACCTTTTTACCATCCAAAATTATAACTCCTAGAACACTAGTGACTGAAGATAAATCATGTGGTGGAACTGTCCAATATTGTGATGCACGAGTTGGTCCAGATCCGCTAGATCCTGAAGATGTATCCGTACTTGAGTGCAACAACGGATTTCATGGATATCGGACACTAAAAAAAGACAAAGATGCTATTGATCTTACCGGTTTAAACATGGAAACCTTTTCATTCCTACTTTCATTTTTCAACAATCCTAACATGAGTAAATTTTCGAAACAAAATTGGCTATTGATTTTTTTGATGAAGATGAAGCTGGGGATTACTTTCTCAGCCCTTGCGATTTTGTTCAGTGCTCATCGGACAACGGTTTCGCGGATATTTTACTCCGTCTTAGACCAGTTATCGTGTAGCTGTAAAGAGTTTGTCCAATGGCCTCCAAAAGCAACCATTCAAGCTCTCATGCCACAATCATTCAAGGACTACAACCCGGACATTAGAGTAATCATAGATTGTACAGAAATTCCTGTCGAGCAACCAGCTGATATATCGTCCAGAGTATTTTTATTCTCTCAGTACAAAAAAGGTTTTCGAGTTAAAATTCTGGTAGGTTGTACGCCAAACGGATTGATTAGTTTTGTTTCGTCGGCTTATGGAGGGCGTGCGACAGACTCTCAAATAACCACTCAAAGTAATTTTTTGGATAAGTTAGAACTAGGAGACGTTGTTTTAGCAGACAAAGGATTTCCTCAAATTAAATCATTGATGGATCAATCACAGAAAGGAGTTCTAGTTGTTATGCCTCCATTCCTTCATGACGACTGTTTTTCAACTGAAGACGTTGAAGAGACCCAAACTATCGCTAGTGTACGCATTCATGTGGAGAGAATTATTCAGAGAATAAAAACCTTCAAGATATTATCGAAGCTTTCTATCCAAATGCTTCCTTTTGCGAATGAGATTATTTTTATGTGCTGTGCATTAGTAAATTTACAGGCAAACATTATAAAGCATGAAGCCTCCGAATAGAAACTTATTTTTCTCGACgtatacttgaatatatgcattgTAATGGATAGAATCAATATATTTATGAATGAATAAACATAGATAATTGCACATCATTTTATTCACAAATAGACAGCCATTGTTTTACATATGTGATTTTTATTATTGAGGAAACGAGCAACTACTGAAAAGAGAACTTCATTTATATTTATGTGTATCTTTATACAACGCAGGTAAATAATACTGTACAtaaaaattttgcagtttagGAATAAGAACGGACAAAAATTCATCATCGCGACGTACTTCTACGTTCAAATTTCCTTTGGGAGAGTATAAAAATAAATCGCAAATCCACGTGTTCGAAATGTACATCTGCAATTGTACTTGTGTGTagtactgatgatttttacgtaGATAAATTTCATTGTCAACAATAT
This genomic window from Malaya genurostris strain Urasoe2022 chromosome 1, Malgen_1.1, whole genome shotgun sequence contains:
- the LOC131440260 gene encoding inorganic pyrophosphatase isoform X2, which codes for MYSSWCVGCRRTALLLTPCQQQKVLRFSVSSTTAAARARHFRSSFFGEKLSPVWNAPSRVFTGSVQLVRGFRSTIAVTGSSCIKMTGTRKYQVVERGAQNSTDYRLFFKTTDGQAVSPLHDIPLYANDAKTTLNMVVEVPRWTNAKMEISLGEGLNPIKQDVKKGKLRFVANCFPHHGYIWNYGAFPQTWENPDHLDPNTGCKGDNDPIDVLEIGSRVAKRGDVIQVKILGTVALIDEGETDWKIISIDVNDPLAAQVNDIGDVEKVFPGLLKATVEWFKIYKIPDGKPENQFAFNGEAKDAAFATKVVEETHKFWQALISKEIEDTGISCLNTAVEGSPYLVAADAGLEVLAKSSNSGESQPLSDSNDKWHYITLK
- the LOC131440260 gene encoding inorganic pyrophosphatase isoform X1, yielding MYSSWCVGCRRTALLLTPCQQQKVLRFSVSSTTAAARARHFRSSFFGEKLSPVWNAPSRVFTGSVQLVRGFRSTIAVTGSSCIKMTGTRKYQVVERGAQNSTDYRLFFKTTDGQAVSPLHDIPLYANDAKTTLNMVVEVPRWTNAKMEISLGEGLNPIKQDVKKGKLRFVANCFPHHGYIWNYGAFPQTWENPDHLDPNTGCKGDNDPIDVLEIGSRVAKRGDVIQVKILGTVALIDEGETDWKIISIDVNDPLAAQVNDIGDVEKVFPGLLKATVEWFKIYKIPDGKPENQFAFNGEAKDAAFATKVVEETHKFWQALISKEIEDTGISCLNTAVEGSPYLVAADAGLEVLAKSSNSGESQPLSDSIHKWHFRQENAYSKL